A window from Candidatus Angelobacter sp. encodes these proteins:
- a CDS encoding XdhC family protein, with amino-acid sequence MPRFYDFLPDALAGGEPFALAIISGTKGSSPQKTGAKALFFADGRIRGTLGGGCLEAEVQNRARQALRTKQPAAFELVLDHDFGWDDGLICGGKVCGLILPQAAKAGDLWRRLARCDESLVWGVKKDFSVAQVNDAVFAGEWLYQETVAPPCALWIAGSGHVAQAVAPLALQLDFEVTVFDDRPALANPQYFPEGTKLRVDYWEKLLKDPLPARPGFGLIVTRGHQRDALVLREWVQRPFVFLGMIGSRRKRRIIFEQFIEDNLATAEQLERVACPVGLDIQAVSVHEIAVSVVAQFIQKRAALPDRHPASGPARAETRCSVLGS; translated from the coding sequence ATGCCTCGATTCTACGATTTCCTGCCGGACGCGCTGGCCGGGGGCGAGCCATTCGCGCTGGCCATCATCTCCGGCACGAAAGGATCAAGCCCGCAGAAAACAGGAGCCAAGGCGTTGTTTTTCGCGGACGGGCGCATCCGCGGCACGCTCGGCGGCGGTTGCCTCGAGGCCGAGGTTCAGAACAGGGCACGGCAGGCGTTGCGGACGAAGCAGCCGGCCGCATTTGAACTGGTGCTCGACCATGATTTCGGCTGGGACGACGGACTGATTTGCGGGGGCAAAGTCTGCGGATTGATCCTGCCCCAGGCGGCCAAAGCCGGGGATCTGTGGCGCAGGCTGGCACGCTGCGACGAATCGCTCGTTTGGGGAGTGAAAAAAGATTTCTCGGTGGCGCAGGTGAACGACGCGGTATTCGCGGGGGAGTGGTTGTACCAGGAAACCGTCGCGCCGCCATGCGCGCTGTGGATCGCCGGTTCAGGCCACGTCGCGCAAGCGGTCGCGCCACTGGCGCTTCAACTCGACTTCGAAGTGACCGTGTTTGACGACCGGCCAGCCCTGGCGAATCCACAGTACTTTCCCGAAGGAACAAAGCTGCGCGTTGATTACTGGGAAAAACTCCTGAAGGATCCGCTTCCGGCGCGGCCCGGGTTCGGCCTGATTGTGACGCGAGGCCATCAGCGAGACGCGCTCGTGTTGCGCGAGTGGGTTCAACGGCCGTTTGTGTTCCTCGGGATGATTGGCAGCAGGCGCAAACGCCGGATCATTTTCGAACAATTCATCGAGGATAACCTGGCGACCGCCGAACAGCTGGAAAGAGTGGCGTGCCCGGTGGGGCTGGACATCCAGGCCGTGAGTGTTCACGAAATCGCCGTCAGTGTCGTGGCCCAGTTCATTCAGAAGCGTGCCGCGCTGCCGGACAGGCACCCGGCCAGTGGCCCGGCTCGCGCGGAAACACGTTGCAGCGTCCTGGGATCCTGA
- a CDS encoding nucleotidyltransferase family protein, whose product MEPDRSTARFSFGVVILAAGASSRMGKPKLLLPWGETSVLGHLIRQWHKLRAKQIAVVHATFDQPLCAELDRLRVPSTNRIVNPQPDRGMFSSVQCAANWGGWNSALTHRVIVLGDQPHLRIETLRALLDFAATCPRSICQPGRHGRPRHPVVMPKAIFSRLKNSSEETLKQFLQQSGSEPVLCEMDDTGLDFDMDTPADYEQALRLSHGRSG is encoded by the coding sequence ATGGAGCCAGACAGATCCACCGCGCGATTCTCTTTCGGCGTGGTTATTCTGGCGGCGGGGGCGTCGTCGCGGATGGGAAAACCAAAACTGCTGTTGCCGTGGGGTGAAACTTCCGTGCTCGGACATCTCATCCGACAATGGCATAAACTGCGCGCCAAACAGATTGCGGTCGTCCATGCGACTTTTGACCAACCCTTGTGCGCCGAACTGGACCGGCTTCGCGTCCCGTCCACGAATCGCATCGTCAACCCGCAACCGGACCGCGGGATGTTCAGTTCCGTGCAATGCGCGGCGAACTGGGGCGGCTGGAATTCAGCGTTGACGCACCGGGTGATCGTTTTGGGCGACCAGCCGCACTTGCGCATCGAAACTCTGCGCGCGTTGCTCGACTTCGCGGCGACGTGTCCCCGGAGTATCTGTCAGCCGGGCAGACACGGCCGGCCGCGTCATCCGGTGGTAATGCCAAAGGCGATCTTCAGTCGGTTGAAAAACTCAAGCGAAGAGACGCTGAAACAGTTCCTGCAACAATCAGGATCAGAACCGGTGCTTTGCGAAATGGACGACACCGGATTGGATTTCGACATGGACACGCCTGCGGACTACGAGCAGGCGCTTCGCCTTTCCCACGGGCGTTCCGGATAA